The window TTTCCGGTTCGGTTTTAATATAAACCGTTTCTTTGGCTTGGGTAAATAAACCTCTTATACGTACGACTGTATTTCCTTCGCTACGCCACGGTTATACTGAAAGGCCATGTCTTTGTAATTCACCAAATCAACAATGGTACCGATTAAGCAAAGACCTCCGGTAAAAATGTACAGGATGCCCATCCCGATTTGATTCAATAAAAGACGATGCACACCTGCAATCAGGAAAAATCCAAGAATACAGGTAATTAAAACCGTTTGCGGGTCTTTTCTTCGTGAACGGTACACAGATGCAAACTTAGAAGCCTGTTCATCAGATAAGTCAGAAAGTAACTTCCCGACGTATAGTGCTTCGTCCCCTTCTATTTCCGGTAAATGATCTATAACGTTAGCCATGCTGTTCCTTATTCGTAGTTAGTTTTGATTCTTGATAAAGCTCTTTCCAAATGTAGATGATTCTTCCTGAGAGGATGAAAACGGCGGCCGGTCCGGCTAAATGGGCTTGCAATGCGGATTCAAAATTTCCTCTGAATGTGTAGGATACCGAATGTCCCAATCCCTCACCGGGACAATAATCAATGCCAATCCAATCAAAAAAGCAGAGTGAGGTTCCGGCATTTTCAGGACTCATAAGTGCGAGTAACACAAGTCCGGCACTGAACACAAACCACTCCAAATGTTTTCTTATAAAGCGCATATCCCGACTACGCATCTTATTAGGTTAAGTTTCTAATTTCTGGGTCTTAACTTTCTGGGAAAGTAATGAGAAATAGTGAAGAAAAACCGATTTGATCGATACACGTCGCTGGTGGATATTTCACTTCCAATACTGACCTGCCAGAAGTTTTTGAATTTATGTTCGAGCTGAATTCTTCCTGAGTAAAAGAAGCCTTCCCTTCGTTCGTGTTTACCAAAAATCTCACCCGTAAGCTGCGTACGATAGTCAAAGGTATCGGGGTTGCGGTACCTGAAATCAAGTCCAATACCCTGGGCAAAATATTGATCGGGGGTGTAATATGGTATACCTGATAAGAAGCTTTCTGTAGCATCGGCATAACTCACTTCACCCACGGGCCTGACCCTGAATTTGGTCTCCATCAAATCAAGTAACAGTCGGATTTGCCCTCCATACCTGAACACATCATTGGTATAATATTTCCCGGTTGCTGACAAGGCGCTTACTACATTCCCATTAAACAAATAATCCTGCCGGTACAGTTGAAGCTGTGCCTGGTAGTAGTCGTTTTGGAGTGAAGTGGATGTGAGCTCTGCCCCTCCGGTTATCTCAATGGAAGTAAATGCGGAGTCCTTGGTGAAACTCATCCCAATAAGCCCTTCAGGAATGAATTCACTGCCATCAACCAGAACGGTTGGGCCAATTCGAAATTCAAACTGTTGATTATCAGATCGATGCGTAAACTGATATCCTCCACCCTGGTAATTTAGCGTTCCATTTCCGGTGAGGTTATCATCTGAAAACACCAGGTACTCTGATTTGAAGGTATGCGTGTTTTGTCTTCGGTTCCCAAATTGAACAGAAAGCCCACCACGGGCAAAGGTGTTATCGAAGTTATCGTTTCTGTATTCTCCAAACAGCGATGTTCTTACGCCTTCTGTCCATCGGTATTCGTCCCTGATTGACTTTCGCTGGTCGGGATCAAAGAACTTCGGGTATTTTCGAAAGAAGCTTTTTTTCTCTTCATACGGTTTAAAGCCAATTTCATTTCTGATCAGCGTATCAGCAGCCAACCCCTTTTCCCGGTTATTTTCAAAGAGCGGATATAAAGTGTTGTACGACTGCTCTTCAAATCCTTCATAAAATAAATTTGAGCCAACAAAAGAGCGGAGATCAGCATAATCAGGATTGTTGGTTATCAGCTCGTTGGCTTTGGCCAGATAAAGTGCATCCAGATTGAGCTGTGAAAGCCAAAATAGCTTTAACTGTTCTTCAAAGTCCGGAGCGTTATTGGCCCAGAACAAAGCTTTCTCATACTCATTGGCTTCAAAACCGTACATGAGCGCTAAGTTGGAAGCAAACGGGGTTAGTTGATCATAGGCGTAATCGGGAAACTCTTCCACAAGAGCCATCGTGCTGTCCGGGCTTGCATAATAAATAGATCGCTGAACGGTGAAGGCATAAAGGGAATCTGTTTGAGGACGCATATTCAACAGTTTCAGCAGATTCTTTTTCATTTCCGGCCAGTTCTCCTGCGATTCGATGGACTTAGTATAACTCAGCAACGTCTCATAGTCATCAGGGGCAAGCTCTAAGGCTCTCAATCTCCATCGGCGCTCAAAGTCTTCACCAAAAAGTCCGAGTTCGGCTACAACCTGATTCTTAAGCGCTATAACTTTACCCGAACGATGCGCCTCCCATAATCTTTCCAGGAAAAGTTCAGCCCTGGACTGCATCCCCTCCCAGCCGTAGTAAGTTAACAGGCGATCAATATCATCCTGAACCCATACTTCATTCCGCAATAATCGATCTTCAAGAATATCTATGGCTCGGGAAATCTGATTAAATTCAACGCTTAAAGAAATGAGCTGCTCTTGATTTGCAACCGTAGGATTTTGTCGCCACGCCCTAACAGCGTCTTCCATCCGAGTATCCCGCCAATTCCCTGAATCGAAGGCAGAACCATCGGATGCAATGAGGCTATACTGACGAAAGTTATCGGTTTGATCCCTGACCAGGCTATTGACGAACTGCCGGTCGTAGTAAAATCTCTTGTCAAAATTGGGGACGAAAAACACATCAGATGATACTTTAAACTGATATAGATATCCATCCCAAATTCCGGTTCTGCTGTAGCTCAGCCCTTGTTTGTTCAAAGTACTCTCAACTTCCCTCACTTGCTCTTGGGTAACGTACATGTACCAGTGTGTGTTATCATTTGGAAACTTGGGTACGTAATTATTTCTGTATCCCGTGTTAATTTTGATGGACGGTCCGTCTAAGGAATAGTTGGAAAGCCGCTGCCTCCAGTCTTCGGTTTTTTTACCCCCCAGTGTTGCTGCTACAAATCTATTATTGGGATAATGACGGTACGTATGTTTGACTCTTCGGCTCAAAAGCTGATATAAACCATACCCATATTCCGGATCTGATTTCCAGCCAAGCCCCAAAGGATTTCGACTCGAGAATTCATCTTCTCTTCGTTGAGTAACCTGAAATACATCATCGGGATGCACAAAATGATTCCAGATTCCGGTAAGCAGTTGCAAGCCATGTTGATCCATCAGGGAATTTTCATTCATAGTAAAACCACTGCTTATCCGTGGATAATTGAATAAAGCCGTAGGAGCATAAGGATCGGGGTCAAATTCCCGCCCCTGCCCTTCCGAACGATCTCCAAAATATAGAGAACTCATATATTCTATACTCGGCATACCTTTTATGATAGCCTGAATGCCGATAGAATCAATTTGATTTGTAGGAGGTACATAATTTGTTGGTAAAGGCCCCAATCCATCAATTCTCCATCGTTTGCGAGCGGCCTGAAGAGCCGAAACCATGAAGTTCATGTTGTCCCAATCCTCGGACCACAGCGAAAAGTGATTATACCCATGAAATGCCAGTTCGTGTCGGGTGTTCTTTATGCTGTTGGCCAGAAAAATACTCCCCTGTATGATATTGTCATTAAAGACGATGGACCCCTGCCTCCATTCCTGAAAGTCGAAAGGCGGAACTACATTCGCATTATAATTGAACGCGGTCATTGCTGAGTAAGTAATATCGAAAGAATCGGCTAAGGCTACCATATCCGGCCACCAGATTTTACTTACAAATTCGGCATGTGTGACGTCATACTCTTCATCAATAGGCGGCAGCTTTTCATTATAGAGCGGTGCAGGGAAGTCATCCAGGAAAATGGTACTCACATCGGCCACCTGGTATGGAATACCTTGCAATCCCCTCAGAATAGATGAGAAAAGAATGCCCCGATAAATCTTCCCTCCAACTACGAAACTGTTTACCGTCACAACTTCACCCAGCCCAATTTCATTCGAAATTATGAAGGGTTGATCAGGATCCGTTGCAGTACTTGCTAAAATCGAGATATCGTCGCTGAAGTCTTCCCTATACAATCCAAAATGAGGTAGCAGACCGTCGGGATTATATTGCCTATTCTGCATGCCCGGAAAAGCGTCTTCCTTTAACCGGAATCCCAC of the Gracilimonas sediminicola genome contains:
- a CDS encoding TM2 domain-containing protein encodes the protein MANVIDHLPEIEGDEALYVGKLLSDLSDEQASKFASVYRSRRKDPQTVLITCILGFFLIAGVHRLLLNQIGMGILYIFTGGLCLIGTIVDLVNYKDMAFQYNRGVAKEIQSYV
- a CDS encoding DUF2752 domain-containing protein gives rise to the protein MRFIRKHLEWFVFSAGLVLLALMSPENAGTSLCFFDWIGIDYCPGEGLGHSVSYTFRGNFESALQAHLAGPAAVFILSGRIIYIWKELYQESKLTTNKEQHG
- a CDS encoding DUF2194 domain-containing protein, which encodes MVISVVMLSGCQQDGSFRGFSGIEVSSNSPLVMVIKNQGSDFSAEASEQVQKALDYTKIPYFTIDFGILTQEFSIPQSVRSLIVTSERIQELSDAEIEGIVEFVTRGNSLVIIGPINNPRFSFLQGIKQDANFDADSINVGFRLKEDAFPGMQNRQYNPDGLLPHFGLYREDFSDDISILASTATDPDQPFIISNEIGLGEVVTVNSFVVGGKIYRGILFSSILRGLQGIPYQVADVSTIFLDDFPAPLYNEKLPPIDEEYDVTHAEFVSKIWWPDMVALADSFDITYSAMTAFNYNANVVPPFDFQEWRQGSIVFNDNIIQGSIFLANSIKNTRHELAFHGYNHFSLWSEDWDNMNFMVSALQAARKRWRIDGLGPLPTNYVPPTNQIDSIGIQAIIKGMPSIEYMSSLYFGDRSEGQGREFDPDPYAPTALFNYPRISSGFTMNENSLMDQHGLQLLTGIWNHFVHPDDVFQVTQRREDEFSSRNPLGLGWKSDPEYGYGLYQLLSRRVKHTYRHYPNNRFVAATLGGKKTEDWRQRLSNYSLDGPSIKINTGYRNNYVPKFPNDNTHWYMYVTQEQVREVESTLNKQGLSYSRTGIWDGYLYQFKVSSDVFFVPNFDKRFYYDRQFVNSLVRDQTDNFRQYSLIASDGSAFDSGNWRDTRMEDAVRAWRQNPTVANQEQLISLSVEFNQISRAIDILEDRLLRNEVWVQDDIDRLLTYYGWEGMQSRAELFLERLWEAHRSGKVIALKNQVVAELGLFGEDFERRWRLRALELAPDDYETLLSYTKSIESQENWPEMKKNLLKLLNMRPQTDSLYAFTVQRSIYYASPDSTMALVEEFPDYAYDQLTPFASNLALMYGFEANEYEKALFWANNAPDFEEQLKLFWLSQLNLDALYLAKANELITNNPDYADLRSFVGSNLFYEGFEEQSYNTLYPLFENNREKGLAADTLIRNEIGFKPYEEKKSFFRKYPKFFDPDQRKSIRDEYRWTEGVRTSLFGEYRNDNFDNTFARGGLSVQFGNRRQNTHTFKSEYLVFSDDNLTGNGTLNYQGGGYQFTHRSDNQQFEFRIGPTVLVDGSEFIPEGLIGMSFTKDSAFTSIEITGGAELTSTSLQNDYYQAQLQLYRQDYLFNGNVVSALSATGKYYTNDVFRYGGQIRLLLDLMETKFRVRPVGEVSYADATESFLSGIPYYTPDQYFAQGIGLDFRYRNPDTFDYRTQLTGEIFGKHERREGFFYSGRIQLEHKFKNFWQVSIGSEISTSDVYRSNRFFFTISHYFPRKLRPRN